A region from the Algoriphagus machipongonensis genome encodes:
- a CDS encoding heme NO-binding domain-containing protein has protein sequence MYGLVNKSIQELITTNFGKEKWEIIKLKSDINIDYFISTEPYDDSVTYQLAIAASEELNISVDEVLFTFGEWWILKTGNEKYGGLMKAGGTNLKDFLINLPLFHDRIMLIYPKLTPPEFKIDGIEDQSLVVHYFSKREGLVGFMEGLLSGLGKLFETPVEIIHLYGRENGHDHEAFKVSW, from the coding sequence ATGTACGGACTCGTAAATAAATCGATTCAAGAATTGATTACTACCAATTTTGGTAAGGAAAAGTGGGAAATCATCAAATTGAAAAGCGATATAAACATCGATTATTTCATCAGCACCGAACCATATGATGACTCAGTCACTTACCAACTGGCAATAGCAGCTTCTGAAGAGCTCAATATCTCGGTCGATGAGGTCTTGTTTACATTTGGAGAATGGTGGATTCTTAAAACAGGAAATGAAAAATATGGAGGTTTAATGAAGGCAGGAGGAACTAATCTGAAGGACTTCTTGATCAATCTTCCCTTATTTCATGACCGAATCATGCTGATCTATCCTAAGTTGACTCCACCTGAGTTCAAAATTGATGGTATTGAGGACCAATCTTTGGTCGTTCATTATTTTTCAAAAAGAGAAGGTTTAGTGGGATTTATGGAAGGATTGTTATCTGGTTTAGGTAAATTATTTGAAACTCCTGTAGAAATCATTCATCTCTATGGAAGGGAAAATGGTCATGACCATGAAGCATTTAAAGTAAGCTGGTGA
- a CDS encoding sigma-54-dependent transcriptional regulator, with amino-acid sequence MSQFKIFIVEDDPWYGQILEYHLGLNPDYEVHLFATAKACLLKLQEKPDLITVDFSLPDLPGDKLFQKIKEYNPSIPVVVISSQEDISVAVGLLKAGVSDYLVKDEATKDLLWNSVIKIRENQSLKKEVETLKEELGQKYTFEKTILGNSPVLKSVFSLIEKAIKTNINVSITGETGTGKEVVAKAIHYNSDRKKKSFVAVNMAAIPKDLIESELFGYEKGAFTGAVSRKIGKFEEANGGTIFLDEIAEMDLNLQSKLLRVLQERELTRVGGNESVKLDVRVISATHKNLSDEVRKGNFREDLFFRVMGLPIDLPPLRERGSDVLILAKHFLDDFVKTNKISSLSLAADAKDKLLKYPFPGNIRELKAVIELAAVMADGQEIKAQDISYFSVQKENMFLMENKTLRQHTCDIVNHYLKKNNGDVIETAKALDIGKSTIYKMIQEGEIKAE; translated from the coding sequence ATGAGCCAGTTTAAAATATTTATTGTAGAAGATGATCCTTGGTACGGGCAGATTCTGGAGTATCACTTAGGTTTAAACCCGGACTATGAAGTTCATTTATTTGCTACAGCCAAAGCCTGTTTATTAAAGCTTCAGGAAAAACCTGACTTGATCACTGTCGATTTTTCCTTACCAGATTTACCGGGGGACAAACTTTTTCAAAAGATCAAAGAATACAATCCCAGCATTCCGGTAGTGGTGATCAGTTCCCAAGAAGATATCAGTGTAGCTGTTGGTTTGCTCAAAGCCGGTGTAAGTGATTATCTGGTCAAAGATGAGGCTACCAAAGATTTGCTTTGGAACAGTGTCATTAAGATCCGGGAAAATCAATCCTTAAAAAAGGAGGTAGAAACTCTTAAGGAGGAACTGGGGCAGAAGTACACTTTTGAAAAAACTATTTTAGGAAATAGTCCCGTTCTCAAAAGTGTTTTTTCCTTGATCGAAAAGGCGATCAAGACCAATATCAATGTGTCGATTACTGGTGAGACTGGGACAGGAAAGGAAGTGGTAGCAAAAGCGATTCATTATAATAGTGATAGAAAGAAGAAAAGCTTTGTGGCGGTTAACATGGCCGCTATTCCAAAAGACCTAATAGAAAGTGAGCTTTTTGGATATGAAAAAGGAGCCTTTACCGGAGCAGTAAGTAGGAAGATCGGAAAGTTTGAAGAAGCCAATGGCGGAACCATCTTTTTGGATGAGATTGCTGAAATGGATCTTAATCTCCAGTCAAAACTTCTCAGAGTTCTTCAGGAGCGTGAGCTAACCAGAGTGGGAGGAAATGAATCGGTGAAGCTAGATGTCAGAGTCATCTCTGCTACCCATAAAAATCTGTCGGATGAAGTCAGAAAAGGGAATTTTCGGGAAGATTTATTTTTCAGGGTGATGGGTTTGCCGATCGATTTACCTCCTTTACGCGAGAGAGGTTCAGATGTCTTGATTTTGGCAAAGCATTTTTTGGATGATTTTGTCAAGACGAATAAGATCTCTTCCCTTTCACTCGCAGCTGATGCCAAAGACAAACTCTTGAAATACCCTTTTCCAGGGAATATTCGAGAGCTAAAAGCGGTTATTGAGCTGGCAGCAGTGATGGCAGATGGACAGGAAATCAAAGCACAAGACATCAGCTATTTTTCAGTGCAAAAGGAAAATATGTTTTTGATGGAAAACAAGACTTTGAGGCAGCATACCTGCGATATTGTCAATCATTATCTTAAAAAGAATAATGGAGATGTGATCGAGACAGCGAAAGCATTGGACATCGGGAAAAGTACGATTTACAAAATGATTCAAGAGGGTGAAATCAAAGCGGAATAA